One genomic segment of Plasmodium cynomolgi strain B DNA, chromosome 14, whole genome shotgun sequence includes these proteins:
- a CDS encoding hypothetical protein (putative): RYVNGLNRQSTQPAGSSHHDFIGDAKESKVPPTPSGGLAVGMTEQDNQKNKSPNGNEANMIVYDFIEKKKDNVERGGTIGSDAQDGSVTTQPPNDKGSSGSGGSSGSSGSIGDESTHKERQTESSPPGSTTKRRSKDDKEVNQNGHVEKDQMEKEEPHRIEPLPPS, encoded by the coding sequence AGGTATGTGAATGGCTTGAATCGTCAGTCTACGCAACCGGCTGGCAGTTCTCATCACGATTTTATAGGTGATGCCAAAGAGTCCAAGGTCCCGCCGACTCCCTCAGGTGGATTAGCAGTTGGCATGACGGAGCAAGACAACCAGAAGAATAAATCCCCAAACGGGAATGAAGCTAATATGATTGTGTATGATTTTAtcgagaagaaaaaggacaatGTGGAGAGAGGCGGCACCATAGGGAGTGACGCGCAGGATGGCAGTGTCACCACGCAGCCCCCAAACGATAAAGGAAGCAGCGGAAGCGGCGGCAGCAGTGGCAGCAGTGGCAGCATTGGGGACGAATCCACCCATAAGGAAAGACAGACGGAGAGTAGCCCCCCGGGGAGTACAACAAAGCGGCGTAGCAAGGATGATAAGGAGGTGAACCAAAACGGGCATGTCGAAAAAGatcaaatggaaaaggaagagccACACCGGATTgaacccctccccccctct
- a CDS encoding clustered-asparagine-rich protein (putative): MPRRGYIITDVCYFNKNKKQSNNNFVNKKIYNTALITFNTHEEALSVLRNIKSMIDTSNQEKSIEAKFAVPNVNNNSGAKNSGSGHGTGGSAGGSGGGPHGPHGTHSPHGTHGPHGPHGPHGPHGPHGPHGPLGNMGSSGNNNFQKSFNNNEDFTNGGMNSYNYFSSAGNVQGNLATRNMMKGKNPNNGMMMMMNSMNSTSGMNGGLSPNNLHMNGGMFNQKNNFLLNNPNLGNGKSMSEMVKADGEFPPGGNASMGNMHSVGGISGVGGVGGVGGVGGVGGVGGVGGVSGVGGVGGVGGVVGVGAAGGVSAMNGLHGEGGASGSHGNAHGNAHGNAHGGSSPIMFRQMQNNNNGGVFQSSDLVMEECNENIEGLSLWEIYKDKNNNTFYFNNLTKHSQWNKPIHPNKLFHFNNNDKTKLNGPNGSNLFIFHIPSEWTDLDLFQHFCCFGNIISSKIQRDNTGRNSGFGFVSYDNILSAQHAIQFMNGYFVNNKYLKVQLKKGEAAEKA; this comes from the exons ATGCCCAGAAGGG GTTATATCATAACAGATGTGTgctattttaataaaaacaaaaaacagtcaaataataattttgtgaacaaaaaaatttacaatacTGCATTGATTACATTTAACACACATGAGGAGGCTTTAAGTGTCTTGAGGAATATTAAGAGTATGATTGATACGAGCAATCAGGAGAAGAGTATCGAGGCCAAGTTCGCCGTTCCCAATGTGAATAATAATTCTGGTGCAAAGAATAGTGGTAGTGGGCATGGCACTGGGGGGAGTGCCGGAGGTAGTGGAGGTGGACCACATGGACCACATGGTACACATAGTCCACATGGTACACATGGTCCGCATGGTCCGCATGGTCCGCATGGTCCGCATGGTCCACATGGTCCGCATGGTCCACTTGGAAACATGGGATCCTCCGGAAACAACAATTTCCAAAAGAGCTTTAATAATAACGAAGATTTTACAAACGGAGGAATGAATAGCTACAATTATTTTAGCAGTGCAGGAAATGTACAAGGAAATTTAGCTACCAGAAATATGATGAAGGGAAAGAACCCAAATAACGgaatgatgatgatgatgaataGCATGAACAGTACGAGTGGGATGAATGGAGGACTGAGTCCAAACAACCTTCATATGAATGGTGGCATGTTTAatcagaaaaataattttttgttgaacAATCCCAATTTGGGTAATGGGAAGAGCATGTCCGAAATGGTGAAAGCTGATGGGGAGTTCCCCCCCGGAGGCAACGCCAGCATGGGGAACATGCACAGTGTGGGTGGCATTAGCGGGGTgggcggtgttggcggtgttggcggtgttggcggtgttggcggtgttggcgggGTTGGCGGGGTtagcggtgttggcggtgttggcggtgttggcggtgttgtCGGGGTTGGCGCTGCTGGTGGTGTGAGCGCCATGAACGGCCTGCACGGCGAGGGCGGTGCAAGCGGAAGCCACGGCAACGCACATGGCAACGCACATGGCAACGCACACGGAGGAAGTAGCCCAATCATGTTCAGGCAAATGcaaaacaacaacaacggAGGCGTCTTCCAATCGAGCGATCTCGTAATGGAGGAATGTAACGAAAATATTGAAGGCCTAAGTCTATGGGAAATTtacaaagataaaaataacaacaccttttattttaataaccTGACGAAGCATAGTCAATGGAATAAACCCATACAtccaaataaattatttcattttaataacaATGACAAAACCAAGTTAAATGGTCCGAATGGAAgtaatttgttcatttttcacatCCCAAGTGAATGGACTGACTTGGATTTATTTCAACACTTTTGTTGCTTTGGAAATATAATATCTTCGAAAATTCAGAGAGACAACACGGGGAGAAACTCCGGGTTCGGATTCGTCAGCTATGATAATATCCTGAGTGCGCAGCATGCCATTCAGTTCATGAATGGGTACTTTGTGAATAATAAGTACTTGAAGGTGCAGCTGAAGAAGGGCGAGGCCGCGGAGAAGGCCTAG